The proteins below come from a single Triticum aestivum cultivar Chinese Spring chromosome 5D, IWGSC CS RefSeq v2.1, whole genome shotgun sequence genomic window:
- the LOC123120256 gene encoding DNA topoisomerase 2-like, whose product MGGDGSDLNGASREGNGATSVAAAKTDEAGLEFLPRISRGCTFKRNGNEQHAPFWILKLTSAQPKNSPEPEPERSSPMFYDHDLSPFLKPEADPERSTPPSMVDGLKPGQMKVLFSSFKKNLVKEIKVAHFIGDIVSKQSAYHDDHVEQAIAWVVMLIRMAQDFVGSNNIPLLEPRGQFGTRNSGGEDAAEALYIYTRLQPITRLIFPKDDDLLLNYLSKSGKSIEPSWYMPIIPMVLVNGSGIGTGSSSYVPNYNPRDIIANLKRLLNEEAVVPMDPWYKGFKGSLKKTSSKAAAATYTIAGVIEQVDDMKLKITELPIRCWTRDYREFLKSMCPSFLEEIRWRWNYENVEFDIFLSEQNMNIAKQEGLEKKFNLTTTIGTTNMHLFDSDGKIRKYDTPEDILTEFFKLRLEYYRRRKEVMLENIGKELLKPKNQVRFILAVISGDIVVSNRKRSELFLELKHKGYEPLPKRKNTAKEVDEENDYEYLLAMPIGTLTLEKVQELVARQKKLEDELESLGKATPEILWLRDLAALEKELDVLDAKEAEQETRRRLAKNSIGEKVCKAALKNPPKKTAALEKELDENFAGSNNEDFETKPAAQKKKRPNKASASMEDDEDEALELTDRLAVYNFDDSPPEHSAIKTETTEGQQEGKKGKNEPSKRGPANKATTPLTELSSENEDKKFTVEEVQVANKTGGRKPAAEKPKKTTNRKRAPAQSNSGDPSPEKKVRKMSDSFNKKSGLVPQTVASASTATEDAEAPLPSGSSAQPIAPRRSASLVSPFTFFQFHLVVTFDTVVNLKHRSSI is encoded by the exons ATGGGGGGCGACGGATCTGACCTGAACGGCGCCTCCAGGGAGGGGAACGGCGCCACGAGCGTCGCCGCCGCCAAGACCGACGAGGCCGGCCTGGAATTTCTCCCG CGCATATCACGCGGCTGCACGTTCAAGAGGAATGGAAACGAGCAGCACGCTCCATTCTGGATTCTGAAACTCACGAGCGCCCAGCCCAAGAactcgccggagccggagccggagcgatCCTCGCCGATGTTTTACGACCATGACCTCAGTCCCTTCTTGAAGCCAGAGGCGGACCCCGAACGGTCGACACCTCCTTCAATGGTCGACGGCCTGAAACCAGGGCAGATGAAGGTTTTGTTTTCCTCCTTCAAGAAGAATCTGGTTAAAGAAATAAAG GTGGCACATTTTATTGGTGATATTGTGTCAAAACAATCAGCATACCATGATGACCATGTTGAGCAGGCTATAGCATGGGTAGTTATGCTTATACGCATGGCTCAAGATTTTGTTGGCAGCAACAACATTCCTCTTTTGGAGCCCCGCGGGCAGTTTGGTACCAGGAATTCG GGGGGCGAAGATGCTGCTGAAGCCTTGTATATCTACACTAGATTGCAACCTATCACCCGTTTAATTTTTCCAAAGGATGATGATCTTCTTCTCAATTATTTGAGTAAATCTGGAAAGTCAATCGAACCCAGTTG GTATATGCCAATCATTCCCATGGTTTTGGTCAATGGGAGTGGCATTGGCACTGGATCGAGCAGCTATGTCCCAAACTACAATCCAAGAGACATTATCGCTAATCTGAAAAGGTTGCTAAATGAAGAGGCCGTTGTACCAATGGACCCTTGGTACAAGGGGTTCAAG GGCTCTTTGAAGAAGACAAGTTCAAAGGCAGCTGCTGCCACATATACAATTGCTGGTGTTATAGAGCAAGTTGATGACATGAAACTTAAAATTACCGAGCTTCCCATCCGCTGCTGGACTCGGGATTACAGAGAATTTCTTAAATCCATGTGTCCATCGTTTCTAGAG GAAATACGGTGGCGATGGAATTATGAGAATGTGGAGTTTGACATTTTCTTGAGTGAACAAAACATGAACATTGCTAAGCAAGAAGGCCTCGAGAAGAAATTCAATCTGACAACCACAATAGGAACAACAAACATGCACTTGTTTGACTCGGATGGTAAAATTCGAAAATATGACACCCCAGAGGACA TACTTACAGAGTTCTTCAAACTGAGGCTCGAATACTATCGGAGAAGAAAG GAAGTAATGTTGGAAAATATTGGGAAAGAGTTGTTGAAGCCTAAGAACCAAGTGAGGTTTATTCTTGCCGTTATTTCCGGGGATATCGTAGTCAGCAACAGAAAGAGGTCAGAGCTATTCCTGGAGCTTAAACACAAGGGGTATGAGCCTTTACCAAAGAGAAAAAATACTGCTAAAGAAGTAGATGAAGAAAATGATTACGAGTATCTTCTCGCAATGCCAATTGGTACCTTGACTCTGGAGAAGGTACAGGAGCTTGTTGCACGGCAGAAGAAATTAGAGGACGAACTTGAAAGTCTGGGCAAAGCAACTCCAGAAATTCTTTGGCTGAGAGACCTTGCTGCTCTTGAAAAGGAACTAGAT GTGCTTGATGCAAAAGAAGCCGAACAGGAGACAAGACGTAGACTGGCAAAAAACTCCATTGGCGAGAAGGTGTGTAAAGCAGCGCTAAAAAACCCGCCTAAAAAGACTGCTGCTCTTGAAAAGGAACTGGAT GAAAATTTTGCTGGGAgcaacaatgaagattttgaaacGAAGCCTGCAGCACAAAAGAAGAAACGACCCAACAAG GCAAGTGCATCGATGGAAGATGATGAGGACGAAGCGCTCGAACTAACAGATCGTCTGGCTGTTTATAATTTTGATGACTCCCCTCCAGAACATAGTG CCATTAAGACTGAGACTACAGAAGGACAACAGGAAGGAAAAAAGGGGAAGAACGAGCCAAGCAAAAGAGGCCCGGCAAATAAGGCCACGACACCCTTAACCGAGTTGTCTAGTGAGAACGAGGACAAGAAGTTTACCGTCGAAGAAGTGCAAGTTGCAAATAAAACCGGTGGAAGAAAGCCTGCTGCCGAGAAGCCAAAGAAGACTACCAACAGGAAGAGGGCGCCTGCTCAGAGCAACTCCGGTGATCCTTCTCCTGAGAAGAAGGTGCGAAAGATGAGTGACTCCTTCAACAAGAAGAGCGGCTTGGTTCCACAGACGGTTGCAAGCGCTTCAACAGCAACAGAAGATGCTGAGGCTCCTCTTCCCTCTGGCAGCTCTGCTCAGCCTATAGCACCGAGAAGGTCAGCGAGTCTGGTATCACCATTTACATTTTTTCAATTCCATCTAGTTGTGACATTTGACACGGTGGTCAACTTAAAACATAGATCATCCATCTAG